AAATTTCTGTATATTCATAACTCCCTCCCTTCCAGAAAACTATAGCATAAAAAGGATTGTTATTGTTGTTCTATTACAACTATAACAATCCTTTTTTCATATGTCAACAATTTCCTTTTATGTCCGGATCAGAATTCAATTCCCTCTCTGGCATCAATCCCCTTATCATATGGGTGTTTTATCTTCTGCATATTGGTAATATAATCAGCACTCTCTGACATAAAATCAGGTGCATCGCGCCCTGTCAGAACGATCTCCATATCCTCAGGACCATCTTCAATTAGATTTTCCAGTCTTTCCTTGTCTATAATCCCGTAGTTATAAGGATATGTTACTTCATCCAGAATAAGCACGTCACACTGCCTGTTCATGATAAGTGTTTCTATTTCATCAAGAATCTCATTGTGAACCTTTGTGTATTCTTTAGTCTGCTCGGAGTCATCTTTCTTGTACCAGCCAAGATCTGTATTATTCCTGACAATCGTAATTCCCTCTATACAGCTAAGGCTATTAAGC
The sequence above is a segment of the Butyrivibrio proteoclasticus B316 genome. Coding sequences within it:
- a CDS encoding cob(I)yrinic acid a,c-diamide adenosyltransferase; the encoded protein is MSEKLGFIHLYTGDGKGKTTAAIGLAVRAAGAGMKVVFAQFMKGRDTSELNSLSCIEGITIVRNNTDLGWYKKDDSEQTKEYTKVHNEILDEIETLIMNRQCDVLILDEVTYPYNYGIIDKERLENLIEDGPEDMEIVLTGRDAPDFMSESADYITNMQKIKHPYDKGIDAREGIEF